Proteins encoded within one genomic window of Candidatus Scalindua japonica:
- a CDS encoding replication-associated recombination protein A — MADLFDTRAKSAKKSPLAERMRPQNLAEFVGQEHLVGPDKILNGFKERKELVSMIFWGPPGVGKTTLALIIAKSLDAHFVSFSAVLSGVKDIRAVIEDARQQLKYYGKRTILFVDEIHRFNKSQQDAFLHHVEDGTITLIGATTENPSFEINAPLLSRCKVLVLKQLTIASIKTIINNTLSDKERGLASLKVEVNENAIDFIADLSHGEARSALNTLETAVMLAEPNKADKRTVTLSIAQEAMQRKALLYDKGGEEHYNVISAFIKSMRDSDPDAALYWLARMLEAGEDPLFIARRMVVFASEDIGNADPSAIQMAVSVKDAFHFIGMPEGWIPLSQGVTYLATAPKSNASYKAYLSALSDVKEKGALGVPLHIRNAPTSLMKDLGYGKGYKYPHDHGGFAGQSCLPEELQSREYYKPTDFGFDKEIKKRLAFFKSKRKQEK, encoded by the coding sequence ATGGCTGACTTATTTGACACAAGGGCAAAGTCTGCTAAAAAATCCCCTTTGGCGGAAAGGATGAGACCGCAAAACCTGGCTGAATTTGTTGGACAGGAACACCTGGTAGGTCCCGATAAAATCCTCAACGGGTTTAAGGAGAGAAAAGAGTTGGTATCAATGATTTTCTGGGGTCCACCGGGTGTTGGGAAAACCACATTAGCCTTAATTATTGCAAAATCCCTTGATGCCCACTTTGTCTCTTTCTCCGCTGTATTGTCAGGAGTCAAGGACATCCGGGCTGTTATTGAAGATGCCCGGCAACAGCTCAAATATTACGGCAAAAGAACTATTCTTTTTGTCGATGAGATACACCGATTTAATAAGTCCCAGCAGGATGCCTTCCTCCATCACGTGGAAGATGGTACTATCACATTAATAGGCGCTACAACAGAGAACCCCTCGTTCGAGATTAACGCACCACTGCTCTCCCGTTGTAAAGTACTGGTACTGAAACAGCTCACTATAGCAAGCATCAAAACTATAATCAACAATACCTTATCAGATAAAGAACGTGGGCTTGCCAGTTTAAAAGTCGAGGTAAATGAAAATGCTATTGACTTCATCGCAGACCTTTCTCATGGAGAGGCGAGGTCCGCCTTAAATACTCTTGAGACAGCTGTAATGCTGGCGGAACCAAATAAGGCAGATAAGAGAACGGTTACCCTGTCAATCGCCCAGGAAGCGATGCAGCGGAAGGCACTTCTTTATGATAAGGGCGGAGAGGAGCACTACAATGTGATCTCTGCTTTTATCAAATCCATGCGTGACAGTGATCCGGATGCGGCTCTCTACTGGCTGGCACGTATGTTAGAGGCAGGAGAAGACCCTCTTTTTATCGCGCGTCGCATGGTTGTTTTTGCTTCAGAGGATATAGGCAATGCTGATCCGTCTGCTATCCAGATGGCAGTTTCCGTAAAAGACGCGTTTCATTTTATCGGTATGCCGGAGGGGTGGATACCTCTGTCGCAGGGTGTGACTTATCTTGCAACAGCACCAAAAAGCAATGCGTCTTATAAGGCGTATCTAAGCGCGTTGAGTGATGTCAAAGAGAAAGGGGCATTGGGCGTGCCTCTTCATATCAGAAACGCACCAACGTCCCTCATGAAAGACCTTGGTTATGGAAAAGGATACAAGTATCCACATGACCATGGTGGTTTCGCAGGACAATCCTGTTTACCGGAAGAGCTTCAAAGTAGAGAATATTATAAACCGACAGATTTTGGATTTGATAAGGAGATAAAGAAAAGACTCGCATTCTTTAAATCAAAACGGAAGCAGGAGAAATAA